A DNA window from Desulfonatronum sp. SC1 contains the following coding sequences:
- a CDS encoding DUF1566 domain-containing protein, with protein MRKTWRKLYGTAAMVFLLCLTGLIMSATAFAQQCVDNGDGTVTDKANRLVWQKETAGPMDWNAAMSYAQSRPQGGYSDWRLPTKQELTGLFNSPCKDLLTVLKDPYWSSTTETNAISRLVAWLVHFRDGQSDLIWTEYSVYYARGVRTAR; from the coding sequence ATGAGGAAAACGTGGAGAAAGCTTTATGGAACAGCGGCAATGGTCTTCCTGCTCTGCCTGACCGGACTGATCATGTCCGCAACAGCCTTTGCCCAGCAGTGCGTGGACAACGGGGATGGGACCGTGACGGATAAGGCCAATCGACTTGTTTGGCAAAAGGAGACGGCTGGACCAATGGATTGGAATGCTGCCATGAGTTATGCTCAAAGTCGTCCACAGGGTGGGTATTCAGACTGGAGATTGCCGACCAAGCAGGAATTGACGGGACTGTTTAATTCTCCATGCAAGGATTTATTGACCGTACTCAAAGACCCATACTGGTCGTCGACTACCGAAACCAATGCAATCAGCCGCCTCGTGGCCTGGCTCGTTCACTTCAGGGATGGACAATCCGACCTTATCTGGACTGAGTATTCGGTCTACTATGCCCGTGGCGTACGTACAGCGCGGTGA